Below is a genomic region from Culicoides brevitarsis isolate CSIRO-B50_1 chromosome 2, AGI_CSIRO_Cbre_v1, whole genome shotgun sequence.
aaaaataatttgatttttattaaattaaccttagaatggaatgaattttaatttatttaaatttttttcaagtttttaaaaaaaatttttgatgacttttaaTCACTTTTTGACTCAATTCACAACAAAACCCAAATTATGACGCCACATAaccaaacttttaattaaattaccaaGAAATTACAAGCAATTTACCTTCAAGCGATCATCTTTCAATACTCGCAGCTTCTTTTTCTATTCTTCTCGTTATTTAACAAGCCTCTGTTTATATTcccattattaaaattaacgatGTTTGAACacataattaatcaaaaaatcataaaaaaccgtagaagaagaaatttttcagccTGTTAACGTATTAATCACAATGTAGTTAAAATTGACACATATCGTGATATTAATGATACCTGTTTGGTTACTCGCATGCATGAATATTCAAAGCTTTAATTAACTGACTGTGAGTGTTCAGATGGGTTCAAAATTTCACagcaaattaaattgttttaattttttttattcctgcGAAGAAAAAAGTAGTGAacatgttaattatttttaaatcaggcGTTTGATTGATTAGAATCAGGTGtttgaacacttttttttataaaaaatttctttaaatttttttttaataattttttttttattttttttcagttatgcCGATTCAAACAACATGTCACCAAACACGTACGACACTTACCTGCCTGCCCAATCTCGTTTTCCGCTCACCAATAGCTACCACGACTGGGATATAAATGATCCAAATATGCCAGCGGTCACTGAAGGAGACTTCCATGAGTTCGACGAATGGGCTGACGGTCACACAAAACGCGTTTATCGCAAAACTTGCGAAGATTCGTTGAAACATTTGTCTGGATGGGCGATGCGCAACACAAATAACCACAATGTGAACATTTTAAAGAAGAGTTGTCTTGGCGTTTTGGTTTGCACAGCATCTTGCACCCTTCCGAACGGCGATAAAGTTTACTTGAGACCCGCCATTTGCGACAAGGCACGCAAAAAGCAACAAGGCAAGGCATGTTTGAACCGAAATTGCAAGGGACGGTTAGAGGTTTTGTCGTGTCGCGGTCATTGCGGATATCCGGTGACACATTTTTGGCGCCATACCGAGCACGGAATATTTTTCCAGGCGAAAGGGACACATGATCATCCCAAACCCGAAGCGAAAAACTCGAATTTGACGAAGAAAGTTTTGGGAATCGCACGGAGAGGGAAGAGTTTGGCCTTGATGTTGACACGAGATGCAGCTTTAGGAcaaaaagtgagttttttgcggcaattttcattaaaaaaatgtactaattttaatttttttcaacagttaAACAGCTTAAAACaccagaaaaaatcaaaatcactCAAAATGGAGCCAAATAACAACAATTCCGAGTCCTATCTCGTCAAGTCATCCAATGCCAATGCCTACCAATTGCCTCAAACGTACCAATCGTACCAACCGATGTCACAACAACACCTCCAGCCAGCATCTCCTGACCTTCAAATGACCTCCTACAACATGAACGACTCGTTTTCGTCCCAAACGTACTTCGATCCCAAcgaaattttccaattaaataACCCAATAAAGGCCTTTAACCCAACAACTGGCACAGATTTCGCCCAAACGACGACTTATCCGCAACAAACGACGTCCAGCGCAAAAAGTATTTCACCCCCAACCGTTCTCGACATGGAAAGTGGCGTGTATCACCAACAAATGACGCAATACGATTACAACAGCAACAGTTGCGACGATGCCGCAAGTCTCGTTTCGAGTTCAAGTGCTTTCGATGACGGATATTATTCCGTGCCGACGCAGGATTTCAACCAATATAGTCCGAGTTATAGCGTGCCGGAGCAACAATACACGGGAAATGGTGAAATGAATGCCTTAATCGACTACTACGTTGATGGAATGACCACGACGACCGCGAATCAGGATTACGAAATGAGTTATCCGATGACGTCGAGCACGGATTTCGTCAATTATGAGACTTATGATCCTACAATTGGGGGATATTACTAATTTGTAACttatttctacttttttgtactattagattttaagtttttccgcTATTTAGAGACGTAAGAGTTAAATGTTTGCGCTAGTCAATAAACGAAATAAAgttatttgtaagaaaaatgttagaaataaGCTAGATTTTGCACTGAATCCACGAATTTGGTGGCAAATTGTACGATAATCGCACGTTTAAGTTTTGAAAAGTTACTTTATTGAACGATGaagttgaaataataaatgcgaaaatcaaaatttatgactttttgaatgaattatggcttcttttgataattttagggttcttttgaattaaaaatcagtaaaaaatctcattgaacgacttaaaattcagaaaatttaataatttaagccCCAAAAGAagatttcttatcaaaatctGTACTCGGCATGCGCTGATTTTGCGTTTTTATGAATTAGCGTTTCTCTGCGTTTCTACTTTGAAGTGtccttttatcaaaaattcgttttaatcaaaagtttttattgaatttttcaacttttttgtttagaaaattgatttttcggtCAAAATTAGTCAATTTCATTGAGATTTCGTTCAATTATCttattttgatcgattttcatctgttttaatttcaaaaagttatcCTTGTTCCCGAGAGGTTTGACGAACAATTCCAAATATTTCGCTTCTTTCGGTGCCAAATGAGCAGCAAAGTTGTACAAATCATGCCAAGTTTTGATCAAAATGATGTCATCTTTCTCATCAACCCAAAAAAGCTCGTAATCCGTTGGTTCATTGGCTTCCGTGAAGAATCCTGATGGCAAACGCATCTGAATTGCCTTGTAGAGTTTGGGACGAGCGTTATTAAAGTCACTCAAATCGATCCGCGTGTAAAAAACTTCCTTGGATTTTCCATTTTCGATAATTACTTTGAACATTTGGTACTCGAGCATCTTGTTTCTCgtcaatttttagacaaaaactgaaaattatttaacaaaatatcattttttatacaaaatctggtagaaaattcttcaaaaggTGTCTATCGTGATTCATCAATCTAGAAAAAAGGAGAATTCAAATTGAGTCAAAATTGATTAGAAAAGTTCATAAATCTCTATTCCCTTCGATTGAGCTCATTTACCACATTTtaccttataaatttttgacaaaagtgTGAAACAAGCAGCCCTTAATTTATCCCAAACACGGTTCGGTTCATTTACTGTCACAGTCAATGATCCCTTTTTGCCAATACGACATTTTAAGAGGACATTTaacatcttttaaattttttgcacccTTTTTTTCGGAACATCATCATCTCtatgctaaatattttttttttgcaattcaacCTCATATCTCATACATCATCGAAAGCATAACCcttgcaaaaaatatcaaatttaatcgaATTGAATTAACGTGAgtgctcgaaaaaaaattctatgtgagcgcattttaaaaaaattttttttttacaaattttgtaagaagttgacaaaattttgagaaaaaaaaaatattttttttaaacattcgggataaaaaaaaacttaaattttctgaaaaaaataaattcctaaaatagaagaaattttaaatttagaatttttattacaaaatcttccaattttatcaaaaattaaaaatttttgtttaatataaaaaaaactttttttaaaaaatatttctttaaatattaaatacgataaattaacttttactctttttttttagtaaaaatttaaatttaatgtcgaaaattgcattaaaactgaattattattaaaaaaaaatgttttttagttGTCATTTTGACTGCAGTTCAGAATAGTGAAAAAAACATtccaaaacaattttcacaaaaattttcaaaaatttttttaatatttaattttaaactttaaatgtcaaaatatttaaaatttatcaagaaataCTCGAACTgtcattttgacagctgtcataatttttgataaattcttaatttctaaaaaatttcaaggcaTAACGTgctttatttaagaaattttaagagcaaaaaatacaaaaaacataattaaaataactaaaaattgctcaaatagaaaaaaattgaaaaattttgacagctgtcaaaatttaagaaatttgacttttatcaaaatttgacgtctaacaaaactttaaaaatatatttatttaaaattattttacgaaattttttaaaatttaacaattttaaaatttgtgaaaaataaataaattgaaagacAGACAGACATCCCATTGAGcgacttttacatttttatttctcgaTAACGCCTTTAAACTATTTCATGTAcactaaattatttattgtgtttATTGTtcacctctttttttttgaacaacagAGAGTTAGGTACcgattttctattaaattgtcattaatcataactgaaaaattttaaaattttatatcctCTCGCGTTGAATGGgtctttgtttacattttgtaTGCAAAATTATTCTTTCTCATGAATTATTATTCGATTTGCATAATTGATTGGTTAAACGGTGTCAATGagcatttataattttcctctttttttttgcaatttgttGCTGCCGCATGCAATTTATCTCTCGAAAAAAGACATCCGGATTATCGAAAGAGGGCACAATGCGatcaattataatatttttcgtgattCTTGTTTACAGTTCGGTCCTTTTGTTGCATCGAAAAATCCACATGACGCTGCAAATTATGCAAATAAGAGGAAAATTGATTGTAATTAATCGGGGATTAAAAAGTTAACTtaccttttgttgttgttattgtcgtCTTCGTCGATTAAAAAACCGGCTTTGTGACGTCACGCACATCAACAGCTGTTTTTGTGATAGCAAAGTGCTCGAGATAACGGAATATTGTCGTTCGCGGGCACACCTTCGTCGCGATTTCAGTGCAAAAGTGACATTCTTCGTGAACGGACGACAATTTTTCGCGATGCGCGGcgtatttttgttgattttttgttatttttcgataGTTTTTGCTTCGTCAGATGTGATAATCAACACAAATTTGGGCTCCGTTCGTGGAAAAGAGCTTCGAACGtggaaaaattctcaattttacGGCTTCCGTGGCATTCGGTATGGAAAACCGCCTGTTGATGACTTGAGATTTAAGCCTCCTGTCCCTGTCGAGCCATGGAATGAGACTTTTGATGCTACCGAAGACGGTCCAATGTGCCCACAACCGAATAAAACTCGCGAGGAATACTCTGAAGACTGTTTACGATTGAATATTTACATGAAACAGCTGCCATGCAACCAGAATCGGACAGAAAATTGCTCAAATTCGTTGAAATCTGTGCTTTTTTACATTCCGGGTGGCGGATATTACGTCGGATCGGGCGTCAGTTCGGATTATGGAGGTCCATATTACTTGCTCGAGCACGATATTGTCCTCGTAACGATCAACTATCGTCTCGGCTTGCTCGGTTTCATGAATATGGCGACGAAAGAATATCCCGGAAATGCCGCTTTCAAAGATCAAGTCGTGGCGATGCGATTTGTACGTGACCATATCACGAATTTCGGCGGAGATCCGAGTAAAGTGACGTTAATTAGCAATTCCGCGGGTTCTTTTTCGACGGCATTGCATCTTGTCTCGCCCATGTCACGTGGGCTGtttcatcaattaattatGGCGAGCGGCGGATACGACGGAAAACAACCTTTTGCATCAGAACAATCGGAAGTCGCGAAAAAACAAGCAGAACTCTTCGGATGCAACACGTGGAACGTCAATGAAACTCTTTCTTGTTTGAAATCCAAGCCAACAGACGATTACGTTGATACCGTTTACAAATCCATGTTCTACGGACTTGCTCCATGGTCTCCAGTTGTGGAGAAAGATTTCGGGCAGGAACGTTTTTTGGTCGAGCAACCCTTGGAATCCTTCGAAAAAGGCAATTATGCAAAAGTTTCGTTGATCGCGGGCGTCACAAGAGACGAACTTGTGGAAAATGCCGTCCCGATTGTACAAAATCCTCTTCATTCGCTCGTTTTTGACCTTGGA
It encodes:
- the LOC134828514 gene encoding transcription factor glial cells missing-like, with product MVIIYADSNNMSPNTYDTYLPAQSRFPLTNSYHDWDINDPNMPAVTEGDFHEFDEWADGHTKRVYRKTCEDSLKHLSGWAMRNTNNHNVNILKKSCLGVLVCTASCTLPNGDKVYLRPAICDKARKKQQGKACLNRNCKGRLEVLSCRGHCGYPVTHFWRHTEHGIFFQAKGTHDHPKPEAKNSNLTKKVLGIARRGKSLALMLTRDAALGQKLNSLKHQKKSKSLKMEPNNNNSESYLVKSSNANAYQLPQTYQSYQPMSQQHLQPASPDLQMTSYNMNDSFSSQTYFDPNEIFQLNNPIKAFNPTTGTDFAQTTTYPQQTTSSAKSISPPTVLDMESGVYHQQMTQYDYNSNSCDDAASLVSSSSAFDDGYYSVPTQDFNQYSPSYSVPEQQYTGNGEMNALIDYYVDGMTTTTANQDYEMSYPMTSSTDFVNYETYDPTIGGYY
- the LOC134829889 gene encoding juvenile hormone esterase-like; its protein translation is MRGVFLLIFCYFSIVFASSDVIINTNLGSVRGKELRTWKNSQFYGFRGIRYGKPPVDDLRFKPPVPVEPWNETFDATEDGPMCPQPNKTREEYSEDCLRLNIYMKQLPCNQNRTENCSNSLKSVLFYIPGGGYYVGSGVSSDYGGPYYLLEHDIVLVTINYRLGLLGFMNMATKEYPGNAAFKDQVVAMRFVRDHITNFGGDPSKVTLISNSAGSFSTALHLVSPMSRGLFHQLIMASGGYDGKQPFASEQSEVAKKQAELFGCNTWNVNETLSCLKSKPTDDYVDTVYKSMFYGLAPWSPVVEKDFGQERFLVEQPLESFEKGNYAKVSLIAGVTRDELVENAVPIVQNPLHSLVFDLGWYFVVPRVFGYESWTFRSFNISGELRKFYGVPSPIRADNALVPLSQLISDGGVGFGTHRIAKFMEKYKPVYQYMFSYVGRYSYLYYPDDKPYGAEHADDMIYLFCRNRVAPLFNETDPEAPIIEYLTRLYTNFVKTGNPNDSNDKFLQNVTWSALSDTNRQYLNIDSELLIESDMFKDRYELWDKLFPAKYPVLDKQ